The genome window CCAAATACCACAAAAACCAGGCAAGTCCCTCTCCCTGGAACCCTGGTTCCCTCCACACACACAACGCGACATCTACTTCTCCCTCCTACACCTCGACCCCTCCGCCAGCAATGATGCCAGCAAGAACCCCAACGGCAAGAAACTCCCGTCTTCCGTACCCGACAGCGTCCTGAAATCCGCTCTCCTGCGTCGCGCCATCGAAGACATCAAACGCGTCATGGCCCTGCGCACACAAAAGGGCGCACTCGCTATGCTCCTCCAGCGCGGTAGTGTCGGTGATGATCTGTGGCAGCGGTTTCTCCGtgctgagaaggaaatggaggatgaggttagggatgttgttgctgaGGTAAgaccatcccctcccttttatttatatccatatatattatgtgGGAATTGTGATATACTAACTGGGGGAAATGAAACAGGCAAACGCCTACGTTCCCGGCTGGGGCCAAACGATCTTCCAATCTGCGAATGAAATGCTGAATAATGCTATTTTCCGGGAAcggatggagaagcagcaggccaagttggaggaagagaagcagtggtgggagaagaggaaggaggggtatatgaaggagttggatgtcgaggcggagaagaaggaggaggtggtagaGGAGGCCGGTGAGAAGAAGCCTGCTACTGCTGCGTCAACGACTACTAGTGAGGAGGGTTCCGGTGTTCCTACGCCTGCTACTAAGACGCCTGAGTCGTCTGGTGCGCCGCCTTCGGTGGCggggagtgatgatgatgcggtgttggtggaggcggatgagCAGAATTCTGCGAAGAAATAGATTTGAcatttatcttttctttttgctagGTTTGAATTAGGTTATATGGGTGCGGTGTATTATGATCACAATATATATCCTTATCTATTTCTGATACTGGTGATACTAGCAGCTATTAAGTAGATTGGGTTGATGGCTGTAGTGTATAGGGTGATCAAGGTGGAATATCAAGTGCAATGGTGTTGCGACCCAGTGAGGGTTCATGACACTGACATATAACAGAGTAGTTCTCGGTCAAGTATATTAcctgatagtagtagtactagtactagtattaccGACATTTGGGAACAACGTGGTTGAAGCCAAATTGAAGAGAGGACATCCGATTCTATCAtgatactataatatattacatgTATACCCCCAGAATCaccattttatatatacaccCACACCAACAACCTAGACAAGAAGCCAAAGACACAGCCAAACGCCACCCATGCTCATAAACACCTCACCCCCTACAACAACAAATCATCCCCCAGCGACACCCCCAAATCCACACCCGTAACCCCCATCTCCTCAGCAACCTTCGcaatctcctcttccaccgcatCGTgaccctcccctccagccGCCCGCCGACCCATCACCACGCGCAACAACTCCGTCATAACCTCCAACTGATACTGCTCGCGCTCGGGCTGCTCAAGATCACTCAGTTCCAGACCACGGGCCGCGAGCGCCCCGAGCTTCCGATCACTGAGGATATCTACGAGCCGATTCACATGGCTGATATTCTCCTTGCTCTTAGGTGTACTGGACAACCGCCGGAGTCGGCGCTTGGGCGTCTCAGCCGGAACACCTGCTAACCGGGCGACCTGTAGCACGATCAAACGGGCCGTGGTGTCGTCAGGGAAGAAGCCAAAGTGCGCGCGCATGGTGTACAGGGCGATGAGCGTGCCGGGGAGGTCTTTGGAGAGACAGAAGCAGCGGATAATTTGGTCGTAGAGTTCCTTGGAGAATTCGTCGCGGGTGGCGGTTTGTGCGCGCGCGGAGAGGTTGGTGAACCAGTGGATCATGTCGGAGAAGAGATGTCGCGCGGAGGGAAAGTCGGTTACGTAGGCGGTTCGGCCGCGGTCGTATTGTAGCTTGCCGCAGTCCCAGAGGCAGGCGTAGGTTTCGAGGTCGGGTTGTGTAATGGCGGATAGGGATTGGTATTTGTTCCAGAGGGAGCCGATGTCTTGTTTGCGGAGCTCGGCGTAGAGGAGGTGGTTCATAAAGTAGGAGTTCGGGTGGATGCGGCCGTCGCCGAGACATTTGACGAGGTATTTGATcatgtcgtcgtcgctgCGCCGTGTGtaatggaggaggaggatggagaaggtctCGATCGTGGCAACGGGCATGGGCCGTTTCATGAACTCGGGCAGTCGGACGTCCTCTGCGCTTTCTTGGTTTACGTCGAGTTGGGGGGCTTTCTCGGTGGAAGTGCGCGCCCAGACTTGGTCGATTCGCTGCTGGACCATGGCCCATCCGAGGCGTTCGGCTTTCTCGCGcgaggtgctgctgccgtcGCGTAGCCAGGCGGCAATGACTCCGTTGAGATGCTTTGCATCTGGCTTGACGCCACGTTCGTACATCAGCTCGATGACCATGGCGGCGGAGTCGACCTCGCCCATGCCAATCAGTTTCTTCATCCAGCTGGCGTAGAAGAAGCGGTTCTGGAACTTCCGTGGCAGGACGGTCAGGGTCGAAAGGGAGACCTTGTTCACGTCTTGTTCGGAGATGCTGGACGCTTGCAGGTTGCCTGCTAAGCCGACGGCGGCCTTGTAGAGAGAGGTTGAGTCGTGTCGGGGATCGCTGTTGGTTACCATCATGTCTTTGAATACGGCGATGGCAAGGCTCGGCCGGCCGGCTTTGAGCAAGCCAATGCTGACTTGGTCATAGTCGtccatcgtcatcttccgtTCTAGGAATGCCTTGAGCTGCAGGTACATCGCCCATGCTTTGACTTCCGCTTCCTTCCCAGACCGTTTGCCCCAGGCTGTAATGACTGGAATCAGAATGCGTGGTTGCCGTGACTTGTCGTTTGCTAAAAAGGCCAGCGCAATATCTTGTGCGCGCTGAGGATCATTTTCTGCTGCAAATAGCCGGACTCCTAATTTCCAGTATGCCTCCAGGTCCTCTTTCCGTTGGCTGAGCTCAGCCTGATATGCTTCCCATTTCTCTAATGCCACCTGAGTATCCCCGCATTCATGGAGTGTTTCGATGTAAGAGAGAATACGAGGCGTGGAAAGGGTGAGGCCAGCTGATAGCGAGTCTTCAGCCAGTGTGCGTGCCCGTGCGGTTTCCTGGGGTTTGGCGGACTTTTTCAGGGCCAGGGTATCCCACAGGAGAGTCAGCGTCTCCTCAGACAAGGACTCCACAAATCCTGGAACGACCTGCTTGCATCGGCGATACCACCTCCACAGTTCCTGTTCCCAGCGCACGCTAGAGTCGCCGCTTGCAATCCGTCGAAGGCATTTGTTCAACTTGTCGGCATACGGCTGCAGGTCTGAGTTCTCCAATTCCACTTCGTATGGGCGCCGCACAACCAGTGTACGCgaatcatcctcctcgtcagaCTGCCagttctcctcttccttgaccaGGGTTTCGAATTCGTTCTTCAAGAGACCGTCGAGCTCTTTCTCGTAGAGATCCTTTATACTGACATCGGCTGCCCCAgccgcctcatcctcctcatatTTCCGGAGTGCTTCCAGCGCAATAGCCCTATCCTCTTCGGGTAATTCTCGAATGAATTGACTGTTTGGACCAAACGGGCCTTCCTTCAGCTCTTCCAACTCCTGGGTCAGGCGGGCGAGTTCCTTCTCGGCGTCTTCCTGCTCGGCGCGTCCCTCTGCTTCCGGATCGACCTTCCTCCGTGTCTTGCTCTTACGAGTATCCTGCTCGTAGAAATTTATCTTGTCTTTGGGACCGCCATAATGTATGGAGCGTGGCGCTACAGCGGCGAATGCTCGCGGGAAGAACGGACTTCCGCGGGCCACATGCTGATACCAACGAGCTCCTCGGACAGCCTGGCGGAGCATCAAGTATGGGCGATTAAATCATGGAACAAGGTTGTATGGATATGCGAAATAAAACCGACCGACAGCTGTAAGAAAGCACACAAAAGCGAGAATtgcaggaagatgatggagaagaagaataagaatggCAGCTCCGCGGCGGAAAACCATTTCATCCCGATCGGGACTAGCGCCACCGCGAGCTCGATCGCCGCAAAGAAAGTCACTCCATGAATCAACTCGTTCCATGCTTCTTTCTAGCCCGCAAGCTGTCCCTTTCAATAGGCTCCATTGCCCCTTGTGCTAGACATTGGTCATCATGGATCTCGGCTCGTTAGAGGTGGAGGCAGCCAATGCGCCCAAAGATGGCACCAACAATCAGGTACCGCTCCCTCAATGCCCTTGTCGCGAACCCGTACTTACGGACCCAAGGGTGTGTATATCTACACGCCCGCCGATCAAAGCAAATCCTCAGGGGAACGTCCCTCGAAACGGCGCAAGGTAGctcagaagaaggaagaagaacaagatgGATCGAAAGCACATCCCTTCGTACCACTCCTCAacggcgaggaggacgagcAGTCCGTCGAAGCGCGGTATAAAACATACCAGCAACTATGGTCAACCCAGGAGGCAAAGATTCAGGTCAGTGATGTATCGTTGGAAGAGATTATAGTGGTATAAGACTAATATCCGGGCTAGGAAATTCTAGATGATGTCGACTCCGAGGTCCTTTCCAATGTTTCGTCCTTTGTCCGCTCGACTTCTCCTCAAACGTAAGCGCGCATATTCGCTCTTAAGGATTGACTGCATGTCCTGACAATTTCAGGTACGATGGCTGTATCCCGGCGGCATTAGTGACCGTGGGTTCCAATGTCTCATCGCTGGCTCGCTTGCTGGCCAGACTTAACGACCAATTCACCACGGCGGGAGACGGTGGAGCTATTGTGCTGGAATCCGGTGATGCGCCTAACCTCAAAACGACCCTCAAGAACATTATCCGGTTTGCTATCACGAACACGGAGGGGAACGATGGCTATCAATCTTTCCTTACAGACCGAGAGGTGACTATGTACAGCCCAACAACACAACAGGGCATGCGCTAAATGCCAATACAGGGCCCTAGACTCCTCGGTTACGATCTTGACTTGCTAGGCGACTATGTGAAGCGGAAAGGCATAAAGAAGCTGGTTCTTGCATTTCGAGACAGTGAAGCCTTCGATCCGGGCATTCTTACGGATCTCTTGTCTCTACTAAGGTGAGTCCATCCCCGAATTGTGTGGCACTGCGGCTAATTGTCCAGCTCCTGGCTTGATCGGATACCATTCACACTCTTGTTCGGCATCTCGACATCCGTGGAACTCTTTGAGGGGAGACTGCCGCGGTCAACTGTCGCCTTATTACGGGGTAGATATTTCGAAATACATGAAGCGAGCAACTGCGTTGACCGCATCTATGGGAGGTTACAAGCAGAACAGGATGGGAAGATATGGCTGGGGAGGAACATCACGAATGTTTTGTTCGAGAAATCCAATGATTCCTTCCAGACGCCGGAGGCCTTCAGTCGAACGGTTAAGGTATGTTCAATCTGATCGTGTGTCAATACATTTAGCTTACACCTGTAGTACGCGTACATGTCACATTTCTTCGCAAACCCGTTGGCGGTGCTTATTGCAGACGAGGTGGTTCCGAGCATGCGACAGGGTCTTGTGTGCGAGGCGATCCGgaatcttccttctttccgaTTGTAAGTCAGttgctcatcatcatgattcGCTATACTAAACTCGTAACAGTTATTGCGAAGAATTGATTGAGCAAGGCTCGGCCAAGCAAGTGCGTGACTTGCTCGAAAACGATGAATTTCTCTTCCAGCAATGTCTGCAGCACTTGAAAGACGGACAGCAGAAGATGCGCGATCTCTTTCAGTGCGTCAAACTGACGCACCTGCTACTGAAGAAACTCAGCCTCGTCAAGAAGACTAGCATATCAGAACTCTCAATCCGTGCACTATCAGGAGAGCTCCAAGACTCGCAATTGGTGACCGACATCCTCCAATCCGCAAAGACACTAGattccaccaccctcctggAAGTACTAAATATCCTGCCTAGTACATTAGCAGACCGTCCCGAGCTACAGCAGGTCAAAACCGAATTCGACGCCTTAATACAATCGTATCAAGGCACCGAACCCCTTCGCACCGCCTATGACAAGCGTCATTCCGTCGTCGCCACAACCGTTGTCCAGCAGCGGGTGAAGCTCAGCaaaggcaaagcaaagcTGCCCCAAGAGCACGTTGAGTATACCCAACTTATCGACCGTTTCCACGCCCTGCTCGAAGCATATTTCGAGCAAACTCTCGAGACCCCGCAAGATCTCGTCCTGCATGAGATCTTCCTCTTTGACATGAGAAACCCTCTGAAAGAGATCTTCTCGCCACGGCCACGCTTCGCAGTGGAACGAGCCTTGTCTAATCCATTCGATTACCTCATCTCAGACTCCCCGGAGAAACCCGAGGCTGCTGCTAGGGTGTCCGCGAATCAGCCCGCCACGTCTATTCTGTATCAACTGTATCTGGAGTCCGGGTCACTGGTCAATGTTTATGACCTTTGGCAGGCATTCTATGCGGTATTTGAAAGCGAACAGGGCGATTCCTGTGATGAACGCACTACCATGGCCCTGTTTTACCGCGCTTTGTCGGAACTCAAGGCACTGGGTATGGTAAAGAGTAGCCGCAAGAAGGCAGACCATGTGGCGAAGAGCGCATGGATGGGGTTGTAGATTTATATTGACTGTATATTAAGCTATAGtactcgtcatcatcacataCGGCGACTTTCATACTCGAAACCAAGGGTATCATAAAGAACATGCAAAGCAACCATCATCGCTAATCGATCCCTCATCCATGTAGCCCATCGTTCATCATTCGGAAACAGGCAACTGTATAATGTCATCGTTTCCCAATGGACGTCCTCCATCGCTCAAAACCATGGCTTCCCGTCTGCGACGTCTAACGGCTTGTTCTTCAGCGGTGCGAAGACGCCGCCCTGGAATTCGTCTAGTCCCGGCCGTatcttccccatcaaccATCCACACATCGCTATCGTAGTCATCCTGAtcgttctcttccatcaaGCTGCCCATCAACCCATACTTGCGCAGCTGCTTGGCTCCCTCGGGATGGGAAGACAAGGTACCGAAGATAGCACTCATCACGgtatcatccatccaccaagtcTTCATAAGAAGCACCACATCCTGTCTTCGGGAGGGCTCCGATAGGGCGCACGGGAACGGGTAGTTGACTAGCCAGCGGCTCACGATGCCGGCTTCTAATGCGGCGGGTACATTCTCTTGCAGAATgatatttaaaatactaaGTGCCTTCTTCTCACCAGGAGGTCTTGTCTTTGGCAGGATGGGGGAGATTGTGTTTGTTGTTTCTTCGACGTGTTCGTCGGTCAAGATGCACAGGCAGTCAATGAGTGCGTTGTAGGTGGCTGGGTCTTTCAATCGGCTGCATACGGAGGTTCGTGAGACTGCACAGACTCATTAGCATATGTGAGCTCATAGTAAGGCAATCTAGGTAGTTGATGCATACGAGCGCGGTTTGAAACAAGAAAGTGCATGGCAGTCAGTGCTTTGCCCCGCCGTTGTTTGTTCCTGGTTGCAAGGTCTTTGAGAAGCAGGTCTCGTGTCTCGCCCTTGGTAGATCGTTCAGCGATAATGCGCAGAGCCCTGTAATCCTATATTAGCTGGTCGCTATTGAATAAATCCGATGCCGGTCATACGCTGCACGGAGATCATAGCTGGTGCTATCGGAGAGCTTCAGCAAGGTGTCTAAGTTCAATGCTGTACTGATAGATTAGCCAGCGTATACATCATTAGAGTGCACACCGACGGACCATCCTCCGTCCCCTCACTGATCATcttatcctccttctcaacaTGTTTGATTTCCGTCAGTTCGCGCACTCGGCGGAGGTCCGTGACAATCCCGCGCACGGCGAAGAACAGCGAGACGCCTGGACACAGTTAGTTCTTGCTAAATTATATCCATGTCAAGATCGACGAACATACCCAgacacacccacacaacaCGATCACTCATATGAGACCCCATGGTTTATCTCGACAATTCTGGCAGCCGATGAGATAATAGTTGCAAGTCCAGCAGCGGAGGAAAAGCGGGGAGTCACGCGGCAGCCCCAATAGTGCCGGCAGAACCTGACCCACCGAGGCGGTAAGCCCACTTTTTCTTCGGCCAAAAAATTCAGTGGAGATCCCAAGCATCGCTTTCTGCTGTTTATCGACGTTCAACACGCAGCCATGCCGCCTTCGCAGCTCAAACAGCTCAAGGCCTCCCTCCGCGAGGGCGGAGTCTTGGGTCCTCAGCAGTCCAAGAAACAAAAGCGTCAGAATGCGAAGACTGGTGTGTCCGCGCAAAATCGCATGAAGCGGGAATCCGCTCTGCAGGCCATTCGCGATCGTTTCAACCCGTTCGAGATCAAGGCCACTTCGCGCCCCAAGTTCGATGTGACCACGCGCGATGTCGGGCCTAAGTCGAAGCTTGGCCATGCGAGGCCCGGTGTGACCAAGTCTCTTGGTGAAGAAAAGGTGAGCTAGGCTGGAAACCCTTCGACGTGGGGTGTCACTGACGGGGTACTTCCTATACAGAGACGTCATACTCTTCTGCGCGAAATGGACCGCAAGAACAAAGTTGGTGGAATCCTCGATCGCCGGTTCGGTGAGGATGATCCGACAATGACTCCCGAAGAGAGGGCTGCCGAGCGATTCGCCCGTGAGAGTCAGAAGAAACTGCGCAAGGAGTCGATGTTCAAcctggaggatgacgacgaagaattCCAACTCACACATCAAGGCCAGTCTCTGTCATTTGGAGAAGGCATGCCCGGAGATGACTTCCACGAAGGCGATTTGGACATGGACGAAGAATCGGATTCGGAACTGCCTCGCAAGAGAAAGCGAGAGTttgccgatgaggaggatctAGACGATGATATAGTGTttgacgatgaggaaggggaagagcaGCCAGGGCGCAAAAAGTCGAAGCACGAAGTAATGAAAGAAGTCATTGCCAAATCCAAGTTCTACAAAGCCGAGCGCCAGAAAGCCaaggaagacgacgacgatctCCGAGAGGAACTCGACAAAGGTCTTCCCGATCTCTTCGATATGCTGAGAGGCGTGAAGCCTCCCCCGAAACCGGAGCCTCCAAAGGACGATTTCGCCTCGATGGACCCCGCTCGTGCGGCACTGCTGGCCGGAAAGTCACAGAACGAGACCGAGCAGGAGTATGACCAGCGCCTGAAGCAGCTCACTTTCGATAAGAGGTCTCAACCGACGGACCGGACGAAGACGGCAGAGGAGAAGGCAGCGGAAGAGGCGGAGCGGTTGAAGAaactggaagaagagcgtgTCCGACGAATGCGCGGTGAGGAGTCAagcgaggacgaagaggaggatgaagaggaaagtgacgaggaagaaggcagtgaggatgacgatgaggagtcGTTACCGGACGATGCTAAAGCTTTCGGTTTGCAACAGCCCACGGCCGAGACGAGCACTCGTCCCGAACTGGGagtcgaagatgaagacgatttcatcatcgacgacGACCTTGTGGAAACGAGGTCCAATGCCAGTCTCTCCTTCGATGAAAGCGATCTGGAGATGGATTCCGCAGAGGAGTCCGAAGAGGAGCCTGAGGATGACCAGGAGGACGAGTTGATCAACGGCTTTACGCTCCCTGATAGCAAGTCCGACGCTGCTTCAACTGCTCCCAACGGCACCGAAGAGCCCACCGACGGCCTGGCATACACATACCCCTGTCCCGGCAGTCATGACGAGTTCCTGGAGATCATCAAAGATGTGTCCATGCAGGACCTCCCTGTCGTCATCCAGCGGATTCGTGCCCTGCACCATCCCCGTCTTCACCCCGACAACAAGATGAAGCTCGGCCGATTCGCAGGCATTCTCGTCGAGCACGTTGCCTACATGGCCGATCTACCAGAACATCCTCCGTTCGCCATTGTGGAAAACATCCTCCGT of Aspergillus luchuensis IFO 4308 DNA, chromosome 7, nearly complete sequence contains these proteins:
- the SEC66 gene encoding Sec63 complex subunit SEC66 (BUSCO:EOG09264TQ5;~COG:U;~EggNog:ENOG410PN7T;~InterPro:IPR018624;~PFAM:PF09802;~TransMembrane:1 (o6-28i);~go_component: GO:0031207 - Sec62/Sec63 complex [Evidence IEA];~go_process: GO:0031204 - posttranslational protein targeting to membrane, translocation [Evidence IEA]) yields the protein MVNWLTLAVPFAYLGVLLGSLATFSSLYRKRKARKSLSLEPWFPPHTQRDIYFSLLHLDPSASNDASKNPNGKKLPSSVPDSVLKSALLRRAIEDIKRVMALRTQKGALAMLLQRGSVGDDLWQRFLRAEKEMEDEVRDVVAEANAYVPGWGQTIFQSANEMLNNAIFRERMEKQQAKLEEEKQWWEKRKEGYMKELDVEAEKKEEVVEEAGEKKPATAASTTTSEEGSGVPTPATKTPESSGAPPSVAGSDDDAVLVEADEQNSAKK
- a CDS encoding pentatricopeptide repeat protein (COG:S;~EggNog:ENOG410PQ0K;~InterPro:IPR002885), translated to MLRQAVRGARWYQHVARGSPFFPRAFAAVAPRSIHYGGPKDKINFYEQDTRKSKTRRKVDPEAEGRAEQEDAEKELARLTQELEELKEGPFGPNSQFIRELPEEDRAIALEALRKYEEDEAAGAADVSIKDLYEKELDGLLKNEFETLVKEEENWQSDEEDDSRTLVVRRPYEVELENSDLQPYADKLNKCLRRIASGDSSVRWEQELWRWYRRCKQVVPGFVESLSEETLTLLWDTLALKKSAKPQETARARTLAEDSLSAGLTLSTPRILSYIETLHECGDTQVALEKWEAYQAELSQRKEDLEAYWKLGVRLFAAENDPQRAQDIALAFLANDKSRQPRILIPVITAWGKRSGKEAEVKAWAMYLQLKAFLERKMTMDDYDQVSIGLLKAGRPSLAIAVFKDMMVTNSDPRHDSTSLYKAAVGLAGNLQASSISEQDVNKVSLSTLTVLPRKFQNRFFYASWMKKLIGMGEVDSAAMVIELMYERGVKPDAKHLNGVIAAWLRDGSSTSREKAERLGWAMVQQRIDQVWARTSTEKAPQLDVNQESAEDVRLPEFMKRPMPVATIETFSILLLHYTRRSDDDMIKYLVKCLGDGRIHPNSYFMNHLLYAELRKQDIGSLWNKYQSLSAITQPDLETYACLWDCGKLQYDRGRTAYVTDFPSARHLFSDMIHWFTNLSARAQTATRDEFSKELYDQIIRCFCLSKDLPGTLIALYTMRAHFGFFPDDTTARLIVLQVARLAGVPAETPKRRLRRLSSTPKSKENISHVNRLVDILSDRKLGALAARGLELSDLEQPEREQYQLEVMTELLRVVMGRRAAGGEGHDAVEEEIAKVAEEMGVTGVDLGVSLGDDLLL
- a CDS encoding putative origin recognition complex subunit 3 (COG:L;~EggNog:ENOG410PH3F;~InterPro:IPR040855,IPR020795;~go_component: GO:0005664 - nuclear origin of replication recognition complex [Evidence IEA];~go_function: GO:0003677 - DNA binding [Evidence IEA];~go_process: GO:0006260 - DNA replication [Evidence IEA]); translation: MDLGSLEVEAANAPKDGTNNQGVYIYTPADQSKSSGERPSKRRKVAQKKEEEQDGSKAHPFVPLLNGEEDEQSVEARYKTYQQLWSTQEAKIQEILDDVDSEVLSNVSSFVRSTSPQTYDGCIPAALVTVGSNVSSLARLLARLNDQFTTAGDGGAIVLESGDAPNLKTTLKNIIRFAITNTEGNDGYQSFLTDREGPRLLGYDLDLLGDYVKRKGIKKLVLAFRDSEAFDPGILTDLLSLLSSWLDRIPFTLLFGISTSVELFEGRLPRSTVALLRGRYFEIHEASNCVDRIYGRLQAEQDGKIWLGRNITNVLFEKSNDSFQTPEAFSRTVKYAYMSHFFANPLAVLIADEVVPSMRQGLVCEAIRNLPSFRFYCEELIEQGSAKQVRDLLENDEFLFQQCLQHLKDGQQKMRDLFQCVKLTHLLLKKLSLVKKTSISELSIRALSGELQDSQLVTDILQSAKTLDSTTLLEVLNILPSTLADRPELQQVKTEFDALIQSYQGTEPLRTAYDKRHSVVATTVVQQRVKLSKGKAKLPQEHVEYTQLIDRFHALLEAYFEQTLETPQDLVLHEIFLFDMRNPLKEIFSPRPRFAVERALSNPFDYLISDSPEKPEAAARVSANQPATSILYQLYLESGSLVNVYDLWQAFYAVFESEQGDSCDERTTMALFYRALSELKALGMVKSSRKKADHVAKSAWMGL
- a CDS encoding uncharacterized protein (COG:S;~EggNog:ENOG410PPF0), with translation MGSHMSDRVVWVCLGVSLFFAVRGIVTDLRRVRELTEIKHVEKEDKMISEGTEDALNLDTLLKLSDSTSYDLRAAALRIIAERSTKGETRDLLLKDLATRNKQRRGKALTAMHFLVSNRALSRTSVCSRLKDPATYNALIDCLCILTDEHVEETTNTISPILPKTRPPGEKKALSILNIILQENVPAALEAGIVSRWLVNYPFPCALSEPSRRQDVVLLMKTWWMDDTVMSAIFGTLSSHPEGAKQLRKYGLMGSLMEENDQDDYDSDVWMVDGEDTAGTRRIPGRRLRTAEEQAVRRRRREAMVLSDGGRPLGNDDIIQLPVSE
- the NOP14 gene encoding snoRNA-binding rRNA-processing protein NOP14 (BUSCO:EOG092620IA;~COG:J;~EggNog:ENOG410PH17;~InterPro:IPR007276;~PFAM:PF04147;~go_component: GO:0032040 - small-subunit processome [Evidence IEA]) is translated as MPPSQLKQLKASLREGGVLGPQQSKKQKRQNAKTGVSAQNRMKRESALQAIRDRFNPFEIKATSRPKFDVTTRDVGPKSKLGHARPGVTKSLGEEKRRHTLLREMDRKNKVGGILDRRFGEDDPTMTPEERAAERFARESQKKLRKESMFNLEDDDEEFQLTHQGQSLSFGEGMPGDDFHEGDLDMDEESDSELPRKRKREFADEEDLDDDIVFDDEEGEEQPGRKKSKHEVMKEVIAKSKFYKAERQKAKEDDDDLREELDKGLPDLFDMLRGVKPPPKPEPPKDDFASMDPARAALLAGKSQNETEQEYDQRLKQLTFDKRSQPTDRTKTAEEKAAEEAERLKKLEEERVRRMRGEESSEDEEEDEEESDEEEGSEDDDEESLPDDAKAFGLQQPTAETSTRPELGVEDEDDFIIDDDLVETRSNASLSFDESDLEMDSAEESEEEPEDDQEDELINGFTLPDSKSDAASTAPNGTEEPTDGLAYTYPCPGSHDEFLEIIKDVSMQDLPVVIQRIRALHHPRLHPDNKMKLGRFAGILVEHVAYMADLPEHPPFAIVENILRHIHSLAKTHPDTVCQAYRAQLRQIATERPLNLRAGDLVILTGIATTFPTSDHFHAIATPAHLCISRYLGQGIVNTLADASAGTYAASLLLQYQSISKRYMPEFINYTLNMLCHLSPKEPSESLGSFPLRSPQTSLRLNLSSSKTTIPSRKLRFWDTTDQSPSNPEELKLSLLTTLVTLLGTASDLWTGKSAYTEIFTPVQNVLNHLRSSLKGNKKLIPTQVRDTIQSTLDKVTTQLSQAKLTRRPLLLHNHRPLAIKTAIPKFEESFNPDKHYDPDRERAESNRLKAEYKRERKGAMRELRKDANFIAREKLREKKERDAEYERKYKRLVAEVQNEEGREANAYEREKRLRQGKR